The Gossypium hirsutum isolate 1008001.06 chromosome D06, Gossypium_hirsutum_v2.1, whole genome shotgun sequence genome contains the following window.
AATACAATGCTTGTTTTGCAACACCGCCAGATTGAGGAGATGGTTTTGCACTAGAAAGAAGAGATTCCAGTAATGCATCAAAACTAGTGTTTTCCGAATACACCAAACCAGCAAAAAAATTCTGCAAAGCCTGAAATTTCCAACAAAGAATGCCTGTAAACACAAAAAAGGATTTTACAGCAGATGTAACCTCATTAAATTGAAAAGGAGATACCAAAAGTGCCTGGCCCTGCAGCAACGAGCTCTTGATCAATGTCAGTGCTTGAGGAAGAACTCTATTTCTAACAGCAGAACCAACATTTCGGCTAGATCTCTTGTCGGCCATTAGGGTGCAGCAGAGTTCAAGAGCAAGAGCCGTCATATGCAAGTCAGAGTCACTAACATAGAGAAAAAGGGTTTAGGAAGCCTCAAAACGAATATAACcatgcaaaaaaaataaaaaaggtaaagtAGGAACAGAACCTAATCAGAGTTGAAAGTTCCACAATGATAACTTCATATGCAGACGGGCCAATTTTATCTCCATAGGCTACAATTAATGAATTTAGTGTCCCGAGTGTTGCCTGCCTTAAAGCCCGATTTGCCTGTTTTCCAGACCAAGGATATTTTGGATCAAACATAACTACATAAGTACCACAATAAAACAGTTCACTAATTCAACAAGATGCAAACTTCCATACTTTCCGCAAGAATCCGGTCAACTCTGCAATTACATGCTCCAGAACACATGATAGATCTATCCGGAGTGGAGAAGCAGCAATAACAGCAAATGCCTAGATTCAGAATTGGACAGATTATGGGGCCAAAAACTTTCATGAGCAATAAAAAAAAGTAGCTTGAACATATGCAGCCAAAGAGGTAATAAGCAATCCAAAATTAAACCAATGTGCTCCATCCAACAAATCGTAAATCAGAAACttcagtaaaaaaaaatcatagacAAAGATATTACAATAAATATATCATAGTGCAACCCAGCCAGTAACATGCATTTGTAAGAAAAGAGTCCTTAATTTATTTCAGTCTGAACAATTTGGGGAGAAGAAAAATCATTCAATTGGATATTATCAGTTCCAAGAAACTGACTATGCTAAAGCCTTTAAACTCCCGTAGCTTAACATGGAGCCAAGTGTTATTCGCCTTGAACAAAAGCAACCACAAGGTAACTAATTTTTCCATCAccaatattttttcaattaaaagatTACCACTTATCTATAGGCACAGCattgaatttagaatttagaattCATAATGAAATTTTGCATGGACTGTACGGAGAAAACAGCACCACACCAAAACTTAAAGCCTACAGCTTAAAAGTCATCTACGcaaatataaatacataaaagTTAACCCAATTCCCCATTGAGGCAATATAATCAGTTATCCAGGATTATAATCGAGAAGCCAAACAGATTCGCAATCAGAAGATTCACAATGGACTTCCAAGAAAATAGAATACAAAAATTAAGTTCAAGTTACAAAAGTTTTTACATTACAGAGTAAGATAGACAAAAGGCTGTGATAAGTGTCACACATTCCAACAAATACCATGCCAGTATTTTGACAAAAGAGATAATCTCATAAAGGGCCCCTATAAGATATACCTATTCCATGGTGGTACCAATAATTCAAAAAAGACAAGTCTCATACATGTGTGTCAATCTAACACCAAGGCTTAATATCACTAAATGACATGTCAGACACAGCCATCATCCAGCAATGCATACGAATGCCACTTCATCTTGCCACATcatcattaaatatatattttttatacatataaagaaaatttattttatataaaattaaaagttggAGAACTTTAAAaacagaaaaattattttttaaggaaattcttttaaattttttcaaaaaaaagaatttttttaaataaaaatcagaaAATTTAAAAGTATACAGAAAAGCTGGAATATATTTTAGGAACAGAAGAGCTATAATCTAGCACAATTTTTGAAAGGTTGGAGAAGATGAGCTTTTCTGCAAATTTTGGCCTAGGGCTTCAAGTTCTCTCACAACATTGGAGAAGATGAGCTTTTCTATCTTCTTTCGTTTCAGGCTTCTCATGCAAGGGTCTCTTTTGgcttttgatttttctcttttaCCCCTTAGCaggtttttttgttttgttttttttcattttcatccttTTTATTATCTCAAATGCCGCATATTATATTTATTGCCATATGGACAACTGACGATTTAAAACTCCACgtgttgaatttttatttgttgtCTAGCCACATATTAACAGTGTTAATCCAAGATACCAAAATAGACATTTTAAAAGTAGACACATTGAACATTTGGTTAAAGTATAGGTGCCATTTATGACATTATCCGTCGTATAAATCTAATGCTTCAACTAAAACAAATGATTATCAGAAGCACGGAAAGCAACTAACCTTCACAGTAGTAAGGCGGGTTATCTCATTTCCCATTCGATCAACAAGTACAGGAAGGCATGCATGTAACTCTGTTCCAAGGTTATCACCAAAAGTAGAAATGACAAGCCCCATGCAAGTAATAGCACACTCTTTAACCTCCTGAGAAAGGAAATAGGATTAAAAACATAACATTAATTAAACAAATCTAAAAAACAATTAAATCCATCTCAGAAGAAACATGACAGGAGGAGGAAAACTAATTAAACTCTCCTTACCTGATCTTGATCTTGGTTAGTCAAGCGAGACATTATTGCATTATAGATTGGGTGGACATAAGGTttaaaatcaaaaccaaaacccTGCAACAAACAATCACAATTGTAATCAATAACTCAAATGAAACATGGAATTACCAAAATAGATACATTAGGTTTATATCAGGATAAGACTTGTTCCAGcaaaaaagaaaattgttaaacGGAATCTCAAATTGCAAGAGAAAGGTTCCACCTCAAGATTTGGGCGCACTACGCGAACAAGTTCCCCACATACTCTTAATGCCTCAGCTGTGACTTTGTAGTAACGCTCACCAACAGCAGATAAAACAGGACTAGAAAGATCCTGAATGACATATTTACCAACTTATTatcatagaaaaaataaatattggtcACTAAAAGCAAGATAAAACAAAAGGGGAAGAATTATGACCTCAGGAATATTGTATGCACGTTAAGCTTATCAAGACacccaaaattcaaaaataattaataataaaacatcatgGTCATTATTGAGAACAGATAAAGGAACTGAAATTACAGCAGCTGCGAAACTTTTTACAACAGTTTTAAGCAGATATCAAACTGTTCATGGATTAACACAGTTTCTCAACATTGTTTTAGGCAAAAATGGCCAATCCAGGACTAAGAGAACTGGAGGATATAAAGACAACAAAGAAGCATCAAGCCAATTTAACATAGTAGTCTTTACATCGCTGGAAGATCATATGAAGttagaaattgaaaagatttaaccaaaaaatatattCATGTCACATATAAAGACTGTAGTTCTACGAGTTGCACAATGGCATTATCTAGTTATGCCAGTAAAGAGCTTTCCTTGTTTCACTTTTTGTATATTTCTCCTAGTTACAGGAAACCAAATACCCCAGTAAGAGAGGTGGAAGCGTGAAAGGACAGCATTTGCTATTAACTAATCTTCTATATTCAAAAAGCAAGCATGCAAGCCTTTTTCAAACAATTGGTGAATGTCttccaaaaggaaaaagaaataggTGAATGAACTTTCTCATGAGAATCGCAAAAGCATTGAGGTTTGAGCATCCACATAAACCAAAACATAATTTACCTTAATGTAAGGGTGAAAAACGGAAGGAGAATGAGATGCCAACACCAATCTTGTAAATATAAGTGCTTCAATCTTCAGATTTGAAGTAGAAGATTTATCCTGGAAAATTTACAAATAGAAGTATTTGGAaggatgaaaaaaattaaattaaattacttgtACACACCAAAAGTGTGAAAGTCATACATTAAGCGCCTTCTCTATTCCAGGTATGAGTGTTCCAATGTGATCGGCAAGGCAGTCTGGCAAGACAACTACAAGTTCTTTCAAAACAGAAAATGCACCAACCTGTAGATAGAATTATATGTTatgcaaaaataaagaaaatgcaaTATCCTGCAAAGTATGTAAGGAATTCTTACCTTTGTCTTGATAGATTTCTCACGTAGCTGCCGATTTATGGATTTAACAATTTTTGGCACCTCCTGCTTCAATAGCCATCTTGGACTGCATAAAAATAGCATTTATATGTGaataaaattgcaagaatgaATCAGGCTGAAAAGGCACAAGCAACCACAACAGtattggaaatttttttattacagaTAAATACCACAGCCAATAAAGCTCCTCATCTGGTTAAAGTTAATTAAATAGTGAATTCAAACCCTAAATTTAATGATAATGAAGATGAAGACAAGTGGCAATATTGATgataatatcatgaacaaaaaCAATAACAGCAATGATAATTAACAGGTTTAAATGAGTAAAGCAACTCATGAGGAACTCAAGCTAGGCCAATTAATGCTCAAACTCAACTCATTTGCAATTGATCTAAGATTAAGCCTAAGCCATTCAAGTAATGAGTGACTTAGAGCTTTGTAATACTAGACTCGTTTGCAGTAGAACCGACCTAAAGCTCAAGTTAtgacaacttttaaaaattaatattttattcatagataaataaAGTACTATATttactttcacattttcaaaCTTGAGTTTAGTGTTGCATTCAAGTTCAAGCTCAAGTTTCGAGCTTGTTAATCAATCTTATGATAATTGGGTTTAATGAATTTGCGCACACATAGCTTGATTATTTTTTTTGTCGATCACAAGGAGAAGAAAAAGGGTAGGCAGAGCTCTGTGGAGTTTAAGCCTCAAGTATTTTTTATCTGAGTCAAGCTCAAGAGCAGAACTATATCAGATGAGCTCAACTTCTTTAAACACCTAAAACTAACATAGTGGAGATGATGAGAACTTCAAGGAATCCAAATAAAGTTCTGTATCAAAGCAGGGAAGCAAAAATTCCATTACACAAATTCAAAGACAATTACTAATATTAACTTAGAACAGATGATGAGCTCAGCACCTTTAAACTCCTAATACTAACTGAAGGTATAGGATAAGAACTTCAGGTGTACAAATAAAGTTCTGTATCAATGCAGGGGAGCAAAATTGCATTATTTGCATGCAGTAACTAGGGAAAATAGATGCCTGCAGTTTTCAAGAACTTCTATTAAATGATTTTGAAGACAATAGAAAAATTATAACACCATACCagattataaaaaaatgatgCATCCGAGGACTTTATTTCATTAAGGCTGTGTTAAAATTCTTAACCATAGTTCAAAGATAAATCAAATGATTATAAAGCAAACAAAACAGAGTAATAAGCCAGATAAACCTTCCTATTCCAATTCTTCCAAAGTTTAAATCAATTCATGTTCAGAATGCATCTGTTAAGGACACCCAAGGCTCTAGTTATCTCAGGTCAAGATCATTCAAGGTTCAAGCAGGTTTCAGATCATTCAAGTTTTAGGCAGGCTTAAGGTTCAATTATATTTCATGTAGAACCATTAAAACCATTTTTATATCCATTAACATTTATAGAGTTTCAATTCCACTTCGAATCaagtttaatttgaaaaaaaaaaattgaatgctgtcaaaaaaactataaattttaaaaaatccagGTCACTCCAGATTGAACAAGCaccaataataataaacaaaaaactTGAAGTGTAAACAAAATTgagaaaatcatgaaaataataatatctttGGTGCTTAAATGATATGAGAAACTCACCTCAGTTCATCCATGTCAGTCTGTCCCTTAGTCACATTTCCGGTTTGCCGTAGTAGCTCAATGAACGTATTAAAAACATCCATCTGCCATATGTTATTCTTTGATAAACAAACCCATATGAAGAATGAAATCTATATACCATGGCCTGAACATTACCTTGACATTCTCTTCCCTTTCTTTAGATCTATCAATTAACTTAGGGCAAGCCTGCACCAAGAGAGAATAACATCTTTAAAATGGTGCGGGAACTACCCTCAGAAGTTCAGGACAGAAAAGGCAAATATATACCTCCTCATACAGTTTACATAACATCTCAGGGCGAGAAACAATTAATGCAGCTAAACATTTAGCAGCTGCTCTTCGAACTTTCCAGCTTACATCTTCATCATCGGTATATTCATTTGCACTCTCACTATAAAACAATAAAGAGCTGGAGCTAAAAAACCTGTCTTTCATGCAgacataaacataaatcatactAGAAGCAAATGAAAAATCATACTCTTCTTCCTCCTCGTGATTCTCATCATCAGTATCTTCCTCCATGTTATCAGTAAAGTTTGGATCATAACTTAAATACTCCAAAGCAAGGTGAAGAATTTCATCACAATAGGACGAAATATCCCTAGGGCAGCGAAGCAAAAAACTTTCTAGTGCCTGAAAGCAAAACTTGACCGTTATGAGCAactcaattattaaattataaatttcaccCCGCAAGAATTTATCAAGCACTAAAGCACAGTACACCCTCTAAGATACAAAGCCATATAGAACACCTGCAAGCTATACTCTCTTAGCTCCTCATCATTTTCTGATGCAGTTGTGCAGTAATTAATAAGCACTGGCACAGTGTCTCCAAGATGAGGTCCAAAACGATACCCAACAGCACGGCTGAATACAATGATAACATATATTTCATTAGCAACACATAACAATAAGAAAACACTGAAATCCTACCCTCAATGATTTAAATCTATAAAGACTCCACAAAGATAAAAACAATAGTGGCAAATGGTTGTTCTTCTAGCACCATGCCACCcttgctatttttatttttatggagtCTTTATAGATTTAAATCTTTGAGGGTAGAGCATTTACAACATTCAAACCTAGAAAAAATCCATACAAATATTCATATACAACTTCCATGCAGTTTTGTTGAAAATAAGCTTACCTCCATTGATACGAAAATACTCCTTATCTCTCTTTAAAAATTAGAGATCTAAGAATTCTAATATTCAAActaatttttgtccaaaaaatcaCTTTAAATACTGAAAATACCAACATTTCGTTTTCCTTTTTACTTgttccaatttttttcttttttggttctaACCAATTTCTTTAACACAACTCTTTTTCCCAGATTAATGgatcaatttattttaactgAAGATAATTGATATATACGATTCATTCATGaagttaatatataattgaattatagattattgttaatatatttaatatgtaattaaattagaatataacTTCTATTAAAATAGGACAAGATAATAAGATGGTTTTAGAATTAACTAAATATTATACTTTGTAAAAATAAATCTAggtaaaaagagaaaagaaaatataaattaaaataaataagataagaAAAAAGTGAAAGGAGTGTGtttatcttttcattttaacTTCATAATTAACAATATTACTTTTTGAAGCCCAATGATATTGTTTTCTGGTAAAAAACAGGGGGAGTAAGAAGGTATTCTTCAAAACCTATGGGGGATTAAAGATATTTTCTACAAACCTTAAGAAGGGTTCAATATTTTACTCTTCCAATAAAAATTATCCTTGTTATTAACAAATTTCAAACAATAGCAACTTCATTCATAAGCAGTATGAGGCAAAAGAGGCAATGACCTCAAAGCACCAATCATTTGAATGTTCGTGCGGATCAATTCTGATTTTGTTCCCTTACTTCCTACATTTCGTACAACTTCAATGGTTGTCTTTGCTAACAAGTCATCTGACAAGCTTGAAGAAAGAGATGCTGAAAACAAAAGAATGATTAGTCAATAATTTACAAAAACAGAATGTCAGCTTATCCAAATGATATTGCCACCTCCTCTAGGAGTTGGGATTCCAGCAATGCTGAGCTTCGATCCCCAACACTTGCAAATTCACCTTCCCCGATTCCCCTCAGTCCTTAGCATACTTTGTacaaaactaaataaatatgaTAGGCATCCTAAAAGACATATATAAAGACTCATcaattcttttttcttcattCCTTACAGTTGTCATAAATACCAAACATTATATTAAGTATCAAGGAAGTCAAACCTCTACTAATTGCTCCATTTTAGCATGCGTGTATTAAATAACAAGAAATAGAAGGCATCTAGCCTTCTCCATAGGGAGCAGAATTAGTACATGAAGAGAGGGCTTTAATTGAACTGTTACTCCACAAAAGACTCCAAAGTCCAAAATGAAATATAAGTTCGAGCACATCAAAACCAAGTTTAAAGAAACAAAAAGTCAACAAAAAGGATTGCCAAACAAACAAATTTGTTTCAATTCAGCACATCTTACCAATACAAGAAACTGTCTTCTTTCTAACACTAGCTTGATTGGAATTCAATTGTGATAGCAATGCATTCAGAAGTATCTCATGGTCAGTTGCCATTAGATTTCCAAACTTGTGAAGAACATCGCATAAAATGTCAAGACATTCACATTTAATTTCTGTGCTAGTCCCCTgcaacaatattaataataagttaatTATGAATACAAAATATTCAAAGCAAGCAGAAGAAAAACaattttcatattctttcattGCACAAGGACAACAGTACCAAAGTAATTGAT
Protein-coding sequences here:
- the LOC107900608 gene encoding cullin-associated NEDD8-dissociated protein 1; amino-acid sequence: MANLQMTGILEKMTGKDKDYRYMATSDLLNELNKEGFKADSDLEIKLSNIILQQLDDVAGDVSGLAVKCLAPLVKKVGEPRVVEMTNKLCEKLLNGKDQHRDIASIALKTIISEISTPSLAQSVLISLSPQLIRGITGGGTSTEIKCECLDILCDVLHKFGNLMATDHEILLNALLSQLNSNQASVRKKTVSCIASLSSSLSDDLLAKTTIEVVRNVGSKGTKSELIRTNIQMIGALSRAVGYRFGPHLGDTVPVLINYCTTASENDEELREYSLQALESFLLRCPRDISSYCDEILHLALEYLSYDPNFTDNMEEDTDDENHEEEEDESANEYTDDEDVSWKVRRAAAKCLAALIVSRPEMLCKLYEEACPKLIDRSKEREENVKMDVFNTFIELLRQTGNVTKGQTDMDELSPRWLLKQEVPKIVKSINRQLREKSIKTKVGAFSVLKELVVVLPDCLADHIGTLIPGIEKALNDKSSTSNLKIEALIFTRLVLASHSPSVFHPYIKDLSSPVLSAVGERYYKVTAEALRVCGELVRVVRPNLEGFGFDFKPYVHPIYNAIMSRLTNQDQDQEVKECAITCMGLVISTFGDNLGTELHACLPVLVDRMGNEITRLTTVKAFAVIAASPLRIDLSCVLEHVIAELTGFLRKANRALRQATLGTLNSLIVAYGDKIGPSAYEVIIVELSTLISDSDLHMTALALELCCTLMADKRSSRNVGSAVRNRVLPQALTLIKSSLLQGQALLALQNFFAGLVYSENTSFDALLESLLSSAKPSPQSGGVAKQALYSIAQCVAVLCLAAGDQKCSSTVKMLTDILKDDGTTNSHLALLCLGEIGRRKDLSSHAHIETIIIESFQSPFEEIKSAASYALGNIAVGNLSKYLPFILDQIDNQQKKQYLLLHSLKEVIVRQSVDKAEFQDSSVEKILKLLFNHCESEEEGVRNVVAECLGKIALIEPVKLIPALKLRTTSPAAFTRATVVIAVKYSIVERPEKIDEIIYPEIASFLMLIKDQDRHVRRAAVLALSTFAHNKPNLIKGLLPELLPLLYDQTTVKKELIRTVDLGPFKHIVDDGLELRKAAFECVDTLLDSCLDQVNPSSFIVPYLKSGLDDHYDVKMPCHLILSKLADKCPSAVLPVLDSLVDPLQKTINFKPKQDAVKQEVDRNEDMIRSALRAIASLNRISGGDSSMKLKNLMSEISKSPTLWDKYYSIRNE